TGCCAACCTCGGGCGTAAGCAGGCGGGTGGGGCCCCCGGTGCTCGGGGGGCCCACCCGCTCCTCACGCCGTCAACCGATTCTTATGCGCCCGCTGCCTGCCTTTCTTGTTGCCACCCTGCTGCTGGCCTCTGCCTGCGGCGCCGACCGCGTGACGGTAGGCACGCCCACTACCCAGCCCAACGGCAACAGCATCACCGAAAATAGCACCCCCGCCCCCACCTCGGCCAACACCGTGGACCCCGTGCCCGCCCGCATGGCCATCGAAGACACCACCGCCCGGCCCCAGTGGCTGAAGGCGCGCATCGCCGAAACGCTGGGCCACCGCAAGCAGTACCCCATCGTGCGCATCTACCGCTACGTGTACAACGACCAGACGGTGTACTGGGAAACAGCGCCCTGCTGCGACCAGCAATCGACGGTGTACGACACCAAGGGCAACGTGCTGTGCCACCCCGACGGCGGCATCACGGGCAAGGGCGACGGCCAGTGCGCCAACTTCGAGAAGCGCAAGGCCAACGAAAAACTGGTGTGGCAAGACCCACGATAGGAATGTGCGGAACGTGAACAATGCGAAAGAATGTGAAAATGGATGCCATTAAAACCCTCTGTTATGGCATCCTTCATGCACTTTGCTACTTTCGCACCCTCAGATTACACTGCGTTTTCACATCTCCACATCACTCCACATTTCCACATTAATTAAATGATTAATACCATCGCCAAGCTCGGCGTTTTCAACGTGTGGGCCAACGAAACGCTGCTGCGGCGCCTCGACTCGTCGGTAGCTGCCGGCAAGGAGGCACCCCAGCCCGCGCTGCGCATTTTCAGCCACGTCATCAACGCCCAGGCCATTTGGATTGCCCGCCTTTCGGGCACGGCCAGCCCCCTCAAAGTGTGGCAGGAACACGACCTTGCCGGCCTGCACTACTGGCACGAGCAAACCTCGCAGGCATTTGCCGACCTCTGCGCCAACGCCGACGAAACCGAGCTGCTGCGCCACATCCAATATTCTAATTCCCAGGGCGATGCCTTCGATTCGCAGGTGAGCGACATCCTGACCCACGCTGTGGTGCACGCCAGCTACCACCGCGGCCAGGTGGCCACCAAAATGCGCGAAGGTGGCCTGGAGCCCGTCAATTCCGACTTCATCACCTATTGCCGCGAACAAAGCGGCCAGGTAGCCCCGCAGCTGTAAAGCGAAGTGGCACGCCGTTCCCGTTAGTCCGGATTTGCTAAGGCGGAAACGGCGCGTGAAAACAGAGTGCCACGCCGTTTTACAATTTTAGCAGGCCGCCCGGCAGTCAGTTGTGGGGCGGCCTGTTCGCGTTTGGGGACCCTGCGTATAGCTGGGCAGTACGTTAATTCCCATGAAAATTCTGCTGGTTGAAGACGAGCCACCGCTGGCCTCGTTCATCAAAAAAGGCTTTGCCCACGAGGGCTACGACCTCACCGTGGCCTACGACGGGCGCGTGGGCTGGTCGTTCTACGAGCAGCAGCCCTACGACCTGGTAATCCTCGACGTGAACCTGCCTTATGTGAGCGGCGTGGAGCTGTGCCGGCGCATTCGGGCGCACAGCCGGCTGGTGCCGGTGCTGCTGCTTACGGCCCTCGACAGCCTCGATGACAAGGAGGCTGGCTTCGCCGCCGGGGTCGATGATTACTTGGTCAAGCCCTTTGAATTCAGGGAATTATTGATGCGCGCCCGGGCCCTCACCCAACGCTACGCAGCCGCCAGCGGCGAGCGTCGCGAGTTGCGCATGGCCGACCTCGTGCTCGACCTCGACGCCAAAACCGTGGCCCGCGCCGGCCAGCGCATTGCCCTCACCACCCGCGAGTACTCGCTGCTGGAGCACCTGCTGCGCAACCGCGGCCGCGTCATCTCACGCGTGGACATCGCCGAGCGCGTCTGGGACTTGGACTTCGACACCACGACCAACGTTATTGATGTGTACGTGAGCTACTTGCGCAAGAAGCTGGACCGCGATTTTTCGCCCAAGCTCATTCACACCGTGGTGGGCATGGGCTACGTGATGCGGGAGGGGTAGCGTGGACTCTGCGAGTCCGCGCGTGGGGGCCCTAACCGTTCAAACGCGCGGACTCGCAGAGTCCACGCTACATATGCTAATATGCTGATTCGAAACAAGCTGATGCTGCGCTTTACGCTGGTGGTGCTGGCGATTCAGGTCAGCTTTTCGGCGTTCATCTACTATTTCAATGCCAGCACACGGGCGCAACGCTTCGAGCACCGGCTGGGCACCAGCGCCACGCTGGCGGCGCGGCTGCTCATCCGGCCCGGCAAGCTCCAAACCGGGCAGCTCGGCAGCCTGCGCCGCCGCGACCTGCTGACGCTGCCCGAGGAGCAGATCAGCATTTACGGGCCCGGCGGCAAGTTGCGCTACAGCAGCGCCGACGACATCGACCAGGGCCCCAACCGGGCGCGGCTAGGGGCCCTGCGGCCGGGCCAGTTCACGGGCTTCGGGGCCGGCGCGCGGCGCGAGGCCGTGGGCCTGGGCTACAACCACGAGGGTGAGCAGTACGCCATTTTTGTGTCGGCTGACGACCAGTTGGGCTGGGCACGGCTATACCAGTTGGGGTTGCTGCTGCTGCTGGGCAACGTGGGGGCCCTGGCGCTCACCATTTTGGCGGGCTGGCACTTTGCGGGGGCGGCGCTGGCGCCGGTGGCCCGCATCGGGCGGCAGGCGGGGCGCATTTCGGCCACCAACCTGGGCCGGCGGCTGTCGGAGGGCAACGGGCGCGACGAGCTGGCCCAGCTGGCGCGCGCTTTCAACGGCATGCTGGCTGGGCTGGAGCAGGCGTTTGAGGCGCAGAGAAGCTTCCTGGCCCACGCCTCGCACGAGCTGCGCACGCCCCTTACCACCCTCACCGGCACCCTCGAAACGGCCCTGGCCTACGACGCCACCCTGCCCGACGCCCGCGAGAGCCTGGCCCACTCGCTTGATGCTGCCCGCCACCTGCAAAGCCTCACCACCAGCCTCCTGGCCTTGGCCAAGGCCGACGGCACCCTGCCGCCCTTTGCGCCCGTGCGCCTCGACGAATGCCTGTCCCAGGCCCTGGACTTTGCCCACGCCAAGTACCCCGGCCGCGAGCTGCGCCTGGCCTTTGGGGCCCTACCCCCCACCGCCGAGAGCGACGTGTTCATGCTGCCCGGCAACGCCGAGCTGCTCACCACCGCCCTGCTCAACCTGCTTGATAACGCCGCCAAATACTCGGCTGGCCCCGTGCTGGCCGAGCTGGCCTACGAGGGGCCCCACACCCTGCGTGTGCGCGTCAGCGACGCCGGACCCGGCCTCAGCCCCGACGAGCTGAGCCACATCTACGAGCCGCTGTACCGGGCCGCCGGCGCCGTGGGCCGCCCCGGCTACGGCCTCGGCTTGCCCCTTACCCAGCGCATCGTGCGCCGCCACGAAGGCCGGCTGGAACTGACCTCGGCCGTGGGCCAGGGCACTACGGCCACGGTGTGGCTACCGGCCACGCCGGTGTAGCGAGCGGGTGGCAACGGGCCGGAGTGCTAATTATTCACCCCGTTTTCATCTTTTCTAATACGGTTCTCATACCGTTTTAATATCGCGGGGGGTGCTTTGTGGGCAGTTGCCACTGCCCCGCCTGCCCATGCCCCATCCATTCCGGTCGTTGAATTTCCTGGCTTTGCTACTGGCGGGGGCCCTGGCCTTGTCGCTGGGGCTCAATGGCTTCCTGCTGTATAACCGGGCCCCGGCGGCGGCCGACTACGAGGACCTCCAGGAAACCGAAGCCGACCTGCGCCTGACGCAGCGGCTGCTGGCCCGCTGCCAGGCCGACCACCAGCAGCAGGACAGCCTACTGGCCCTGCGGCCCGCGCTGCCCAGGGCCCTGCCCACCGCCACGGCCGTCGCCCAATAGGCCACCCGGGCCTTTCGCTTGCTCATTTTTCACCCCATGAACTCCTTGTTTCGCTGCTCCTTCTCTCGCCCATTTGCGCTGGCTGCCGCGGCTGGCCTACTGGCTGCTGGCCTTGCCGGCTGTTCGGCCAAGGCCGAAAAAGACACTGCTGAGGCCCCGCCCATCGTGCCTGTGGTCACGCTGAAAACCTCCAGCCAATCGCTGCACCGCGACTACGTGGCCGATGTGCAGGCCGTGCGCAATGTGGAGGTGCGGGCCCAGGTGGCGGGCTTTCTGGAGCACATTTACGTGGAAGAAGGCAAGCCCGTGAAGAGGGGCCAGCTGCTGTTTCGCCTGAACGCCAGCGCCTACCAGAACAAGCTGGCCCAGGCCCGCGCCGCCGTGGCCAGCGCCCAGGCCCAGGCCGCGGCCGTGCGCGTGGAGCGCGACCGGGTACGCCTGCTGGTGGACAAGAACGTGATTGCCAAGTCTGAATCGGCGCTCTCGACGAGCAAGGTGAACGACGCCGACGCCCAGATTGCCGCCGCCCGCGCCGGCGAGGCCGCCGCCCGCCTCAGCCTGAGCTACACCCTGGTTAAGGCCCCGTTCGACGGCGTCATCGACCGCATTCCGCTCAAAATGGGCAGCGTGGTGGAAGAAGGAACCTTGCTCACCACGGTATCGGATCTAAGCGCCGTATTTGCCTACTTCGATGTGGCCGAGGGCAACTACATGGACTACAACAAGGCTCACCAGCTGCACCCCGAGCAGCACCCCGATTCGGTGCACCTCACGCTGGCCAACGGCGAGCAATACCCCCTCACCGGCCACATCGAAACTGCCGAGAGCGAGTTCAACCCCAACACCGGCTCCATCGCCCTGAAGGCCCGCTTTGCTAACCCGCAGCGGCTGTTGCGCCACGGCGCCTCGGGCAAGGTGCGCCTCACCAGCGGCCTGCCCACGGCCCTGCTGTTGCCCCAAAAGGCCGTATTTGAGATTCAGGACAAAAACTACGTGTACGTGGTGGACCGGAACGGCCTGGTGCACACCCGCAACTTTGTGCCGCAGACGCGCTTGGGCGATTTCTACGTGGTGAAAGAAGGCCTGAAATCGGGCGAGCGGGTAGTATACGAAGGGGCCCCGGAGCTGCACGACGGCCAGAAAATCCAGGTCAAGGCCGTGCTGGTGGACCTGGCCACGGCCGTGCAGTAGGGCCCCAGGACGCTACTGGCCACACCAGTTTGTCATGCTGAACGCAGTGAAGCATTTCTACTGCGCTACTAATCAATGGGTACTGCTGCTGTAGAGATGCTTCACTGCGTTCAGCATGACGGCGTTTTCCGCACCTCCTCCCTTAAGTAAGCCTCATCTATGTTCGACATTTTCATTCGCCGGCCGATACTCTCGCTGGTCATCTCC
This genomic stretch from Hymenobacter sp. PAMC 26628 harbors:
- a CDS encoding DUF6970 domain-containing protein codes for the protein MRPLPAFLVATLLLASACGADRVTVGTPTTQPNGNSITENSTPAPTSANTVDPVPARMAIEDTTARPQWLKARIAETLGHRKQYPIVRIYRYVYNDQTVYWETAPCCDQQSTVYDTKGNVLCHPDGGITGKGDGQCANFEKRKANEKLVWQDPR
- a CDS encoding DinB family protein; translated protein: MINTIAKLGVFNVWANETLLRRLDSSVAAGKEAPQPALRIFSHVINAQAIWIARLSGTASPLKVWQEHDLAGLHYWHEQTSQAFADLCANADETELLRHIQYSNSQGDAFDSQVSDILTHAVVHASYHRGQVATKMREGGLEPVNSDFITYCREQSGQVAPQL
- a CDS encoding response regulator transcription factor, encoding MKILLVEDEPPLASFIKKGFAHEGYDLTVAYDGRVGWSFYEQQPYDLVILDVNLPYVSGVELCRRIRAHSRLVPVLLLTALDSLDDKEAGFAAGVDDYLVKPFEFRELLMRARALTQRYAAASGERRELRMADLVLDLDAKTVARAGQRIALTTREYSLLEHLLRNRGRVISRVDIAERVWDLDFDTTTNVIDVYVSYLRKKLDRDFSPKLIHTVVGMGYVMREG
- a CDS encoding sensor histidine kinase, with the protein product MLIRNKLMLRFTLVVLAIQVSFSAFIYYFNASTRAQRFEHRLGTSATLAARLLIRPGKLQTGQLGSLRRRDLLTLPEEQISIYGPGGKLRYSSADDIDQGPNRARLGALRPGQFTGFGAGARREAVGLGYNHEGEQYAIFVSADDQLGWARLYQLGLLLLLGNVGALALTILAGWHFAGAALAPVARIGRQAGRISATNLGRRLSEGNGRDELAQLARAFNGMLAGLEQAFEAQRSFLAHASHELRTPLTTLTGTLETALAYDATLPDARESLAHSLDAARHLQSLTTSLLALAKADGTLPPFAPVRLDECLSQALDFAHAKYPGRELRLAFGALPPTAESDVFMLPGNAELLTTALLNLLDNAAKYSAGPVLAELAYEGPHTLRVRVSDAGPGLSPDELSHIYEPLYRAAGAVGRPGYGLGLPLTQRIVRRHEGRLELTSAVGQGTTATVWLPATPV
- a CDS encoding efflux RND transporter periplasmic adaptor subunit, whose product is MNSLFRCSFSRPFALAAAAGLLAAGLAGCSAKAEKDTAEAPPIVPVVTLKTSSQSLHRDYVADVQAVRNVEVRAQVAGFLEHIYVEEGKPVKRGQLLFRLNASAYQNKLAQARAAVASAQAQAAAVRVERDRVRLLVDKNVIAKSESALSTSKVNDADAQIAAARAGEAAARLSLSYTLVKAPFDGVIDRIPLKMGSVVEEGTLLTTVSDLSAVFAYFDVAEGNYMDYNKAHQLHPEQHPDSVHLTLANGEQYPLTGHIETAESEFNPNTGSIALKARFANPQRLLRHGASGKVRLTSGLPTALLLPQKAVFEIQDKNYVYVVDRNGLVHTRNFVPQTRLGDFYVVKEGLKSGERVVYEGAPELHDGQKIQVKAVLVDLATAVQ